The DNA window TTTGCGCCAGCATCTTCTCGCTCACCCCGGCCACCTTGCGCCGCAGCTCGCTGAAGCGGTGCGTGCCGTCCAGCAGGGCCACCAGCACCAGCACGCCCCAGCGGCTCGTCACGTGTTCGAGCACCCCCCGCGAAGGACACTCCTCCGCATCGAGGTTTCCCCGCTGCAACTGCCGATTCGCCATGGCCCGGGACAGGTGCCGTCCGCGCTTGCTTACCGTCATAACAGTAGCTTACCTGAAAGTGGGTACTTACGAAAAGTAAGTACCCCCGTTATGGATGAGGGGCATCGCCGTTCCACATCAGGGCCTGTCCCTGGGAGATGAACCGTCATGATTCTCGTCACCGCAGCCACCGGACACCTCGGCCGCCTCGCCGTCGAGGGCTTGCTCAAGAAGCTCTCCGCCCAGCAGATCGCCGTGGCGGTCCGTAACCCGGAGAAAGCCGCGGACTTCGCGGCGCGCGGCGTCCAGGTACGCCGGGGGGACTACAGCCAGCCGGACACGTTGGAGGCGGCCTTCGCCGGGGTGGAGAAGGTCCTGTTCATCTCCTCCAACGAGGTCGGCAAGCGGCTGGAGCAACACCAGGCGGTGGTGCACGCGGCCCAGAAGGCAGGGGTCCGCCTGTTGGTCTACACGAGCATCCTGCACGCCGATACGTCGGGCTTGGCCCTGGCGAAAGAGCACCTGGGAACGGAGGCGCTGATCCGCGCCTCGGGCATTCCGTTCGTCCTCCTGCGCAACGGCTGGTACACGGAGAACTACACCGAGAACCTCGCGCCCGCCCTGCAACACGGCGCCCTCGTGGGAAGCTCGGGCGAGGGCCGTATCGCCATCGCCACCCGGGCGGACTACGCGGCGGCCGCGGTGGCGGTGCTCACCAGCGAGGGGCATGAGAACAAGGTCTACGAACTGGGGGGCGACGCCCCGGTGACCCTGGCGGAGCTGGCCGCCGAGGTGGCGCGCCAGACGGGCAAGCCCATCGTTTACAAGAACCTGCCCCCGGAGCAGTACCAGAACGTCCTGCTCCAGGCCGGCGTGCCCGCGCCCTTCGCCAGCGTCCTGGTGGACTCGCATGTGGGCGCCGCGCGGGGAGAGCTGAACGAGACGTCGGGAACGCTGAAGCGCCTCATCGGGCGGCCGGTCACGCCGCTGGCGGACGCCGTCGCCGTGGCGCTCCGCCGCTAACCCGCGACACGGGGGCGGGAGCCCGTCAGGATACGGGCCATCATGTCCGCCTCCCGGCTGCTTCCCCTCGTCTTCCTCTCCGTCCTGAGCCTGCTGACGGTGCTGGGCCACCTCTACCTCTACCGGCGCCTCGTCCGAGACACTTCTTCCAACCCTCGGTGGCGGCGGGTGGCGGGTGGAATCCTGTGGGGACTGGGCGCGCTGATGCTGGGCTCGGCGGTGACGGCGCGGCTGCTGCCGCCGGGCAGCCTGCGCTCCCTCCCCTTCCTGGGGTGGACGTGGATGGCCGCTGCGGCCTACCTACTGCTGACCCTGCTGCTGCTGGGTGGGGTGCGCCTCGTCGCGAGCCGCGTCTCGCGCGGGCGCACGGAAGCCCCTGCTCCGGAAGCCGCCGCCCCCCAGGCTGTGGCCTCCGAGGAGCGGCGCCAGTTCCTCGCGCGCTCGGCCGCGGGGGGAGCCCTGCTCGTCACCGGGGGCTTCGTGGGCTACGGCACGTGGCGCTCCTTCCATCGGCCCGTCGTCAACCAGATCGCCGTGCGGCTGCCGGGCCTGCCCAAGGCGCTGGATGGATTCACGCTGGTGCAGCTCACCGACATCCACGTGGGGCCGCTCATCCAACGCCGCTTCATGGACGCGATGGTGGAGCAGTGCAACGCGCTCAAGCCCGACGCGGTGTGCATCACGGGAGACCTGGTGGACGGCAGCGTGCAGGCCCTGGGCCCATCGGTGGCCGCGCTGTCCAACATCCGCACCCGGTTTGGCCAGTACTTCGTCACCGGCAACCATGAGTACTACTCCGGGGACGAGGAGTGGGCCGAGGCGCTGGAGCGCATGGGCATCACCGTGCTGCGCAACCGGCACGTGTCCGTGGGAGAGCCGGGGGCGTCGTTCGACATGGTGGGGGTGGATGACTGGGCGGCGCAGCGCACGGGCTCTTCGCGGAGGTATGACCTGGACCGGGCGCTGGAGGGCCGCAATCCCGAGCGGGCCTCGGTGCTGCTCGCGCACCAGCCCGCCAACTGGCGCGTGGCGGCCCAGAAAGGCATCGGGTTGCAGCTCTCCGGCCACACGCACGGGGGCCAGTTCTTCCCCTTCACGCTGGCGGTGGCGGCGATCTGGGAACACGACGCGGGCCACTACGAGGAGAACGGCCGCCACCTCTACGTGAGCCGGGGCACGGGATTCTGGGGCCCACCGGTGCGCGTGGCCGCGCCGCCCGAGATCGTCCAGATAACGCTCCTGGCTTCATGAATTGCAGGAAACTTTCCTAACAGGAAGCCCCTTAGCAGCACTCCTCAGAAAGCCAGAGTCGTCAGGCAACGCCTCGTTGGAAGGATGGCTCAACTCTTACTTTTGGTAGGCGTTCTGAATACTACGCGGTCACGTCCAACGGGCTCTGAGCGGCCTTTCTCCCTAGTACTACAGCAGCAGATGATGATCTCCCGCCCCAACATGTTGGGTCTGCTCGCTGGGCGAGGAGCCACATCATCTCGGGCATGCCTGGAGCAAACGACGAGGGAGCGGGCCGAAGTGCTGCTGTCGTATTAGGAGGCGCTGAGCCTTTCGGGTGGCAGTTCCGAAGGATCGCCCGCGCTCGGTCCACAGAAGCCCCCTGTGTCAGGGAAGAAGTCGCCTCCAGGTAGCCCGAGCTGCTACGATGCAACGTTGGCGTTTGGTGGGCTGTGGGGCTGGTGGGGAACTGGTTGCCTGTTAACTGCGCAGACGCGGAGCGTTCGGGACCTGCGATGGGGCGCACAATGATGTTGAGCGATTTCCTTGCATTGCCGGACGAACACACTCTCTCTACCGACGATGCTCAAGCGCTAAACGAGGCTCTCTCCAAAGCGGAACTGAAAGACATTCCGTCAGAGAAGCACTCGCTAGTAATTGATTACCTTAAGGTCGCGCTCTTGAATGGCGCCGTGGCGCCGAACATCCAAGATGATTTGCGCAGGCTCTTGGTGAAATTGAAGGCAGCGTCATGACGCACGCGCCTTCGGATCTAACCGCGCCAATGAGTTCGGCATCACCCAAGTCGAAGGAGTCTGTAATGCATCGCCATAGGCAGCAATGCGCAGCGTTCATGCTGATCGGCAGCGTGTCGCTGCTCAGCGCCTGCGCCAGCGTCCCGAACATTCCGCCGCCACGCATGGTGCCTTTGGAGCAGCCGATACGCATGCTGACTCTCGAGCAAGCAATGTCTCATGAACGCGCTTTGCAGGCGAAGCACGTGGAGGTGCCATCACTTCTCGCGGCATTGCCGGAGAAACTGTACACCCAGCCGATTAACAAGTCCGAGCCGTGCAAGCTCCCGACGAGCAAGGATCAGCTTGAGCGCAAGAACTTCCGCGCTTTCTGGGATGGCGACTGCAAGAATGGCTATGCCTACGGCATGGGTCGCGATATCGCCATTTCCGATACGCATCACGTCGAGGAAATCACCATCCACAATGGAAATGGCAATAGCTTCGGGCACCCCTCGGTTGTTGTGGACTTCGTGAACAACACTGCTGGCTATCGCGTTTCGCAGTCGGACTATTCGTCGGCAGGCTTGTTTGAGGTAGCCCAGAGCAACGTCGCCAACTTCAATGTCATCTATCAGGTCGGCGAAACTTCGGCTAAAAAGAAGGCCTTTGCCTTCGCCAGTCCGTTCTCGCCGGTAAGGAACCGGGTCTTGGAGGAGCAGGGAGTCCGGTGGATGTCGCAAGAAACGGCAGCCGGTTACCCTTTCGACAACCCCTCTCAACTGGAATCGGGGCTCATGGTGCAAGACCCCACCAACAATCAACCCGTGCTTGCCCTTGAGCGATACGCCGGCGGAGCCATTGTGCAGCGCGTTTTCGACAATGGCGTGCAAGAGGCTGTGCGACTTCCCGCCGAATACCTGAGCCACATGCACGAGAAATTCGCCGAGATCGATAGGACCATCAACAAGGCGCTCGCCGCTCACGGCAGGGCGCAGCAGTTGGAGCGCGAGTACTTGCATATGGCTTGCAGCGGCAAACACGTCATCAAGGGTCTGGACTCGGCCACCGCAACCCAGATCTGCAACTGGCGTGACAAGTTCGCGGAGGCGTACGCTCAGGCACAAGCTAAGTACGATCAACACCTGGCGACGCAACGCGCCAAGCAGGAGGCGCAAGCCCAGCGTAACCATCAATTGCAGCAGGAGCGCGCGCATCAGTTCAACGAGATGGCTGCGGCGCACGCAGCGCAGCAGGCCCAAGCCCAGCTTGAGTATCAACAAACCATGCGGGATTTGGAGGAAACCAATAGGCAGTTGCAGCAAACAACTAATCGAATCATCGAGTCCAACGCACGGTTTGGCAGCAGCATGCAGCCCAGTACTTACGACTGGCAGCAGCCAAATCGGCAGTATCAAGCCCCAAAGCCGGACTGGACGAAGCGCACGTACACCCCTTCCTATGGGCCAGCTGCCTTAACTGACAAACGGTGGGAGAACGGTGTGCTCTGGTGTATCTACTCAAATGGTCGGGTCCATCAGGCGGGAGGGACCATGTGCCCACAGCAAATGTTTTTTCAGGGCCAGTGAGCCACACTGGAGTTGACTTGGTTCCTAGTACGACAGCAGCACTTCGGCCCGCTCCCTCGTCGTTTGCTCCAGGCATGCCCGAGATGATGTGGCTCCTCGCCCAGCGAGCAGACCCAACATGTTGGGGCGGGAGATCATCTGCTGCTGTAGTACTAGGAAGATTTTTCCGGATACCAGCGAACTTCAGGAGGCGGTTCCCTCGGAGCGATGTCTCGATATGATCGGGTAGTACCCACTCGGCAACTCAACAGGCACCTCTTCCGCGCCTGTTGAGTTGATCAAGCGCTCTCAACCGCCGAGAACTTCATCTCAATATAACAATGAGCGAATGGGGGTAGTAACGTATCGAGTGTATCCCCCATTTCCTATCTCGCCGTAGGAATTGGCCCCCCAGGCCCACACCGTACCGTCTGAGGTTAGCGCCAATGAGTGGGATCTTCCAGCAGACACAATGGTCGCACCGCTCAGCCCTTGTACCTGCACCGGCACGATACGGCCTCCAGTAGTACTATCTCCAAGCTGTCCGAAGTAATTATCGCCCCAAGCCCACACCGTGCCATCCGAGCGCACTGCCAGTGAGTGAAAATACCCTGAGGCCACGGCCCTTGCCCCGTTCAGCACTAGCACTGGCACGGTGCTATTCCAATCGGAACTACCATCTCCCAACTGGCCAGAAAAATTATCGCCCCAAGCCCACACCGTGCCGTCCGATCGCATGCCCAACGAGTGGAAGGTGCCTGCGGCTACCGCTACCACCCCACTTAGGACCTGCACCGACACCGGTACGGTTCGGTCGCTCGTGGTTCCATCTCCCAACTGGCCAGAGGTATTGTAGCCCCAAGCCTTAACCATGCCGTCTGAGCGGCCAGCCAACGAGTGGAGGTTGTTGGCTGCCACGAATGCCCCACTTAGCACTGGCACCTGCACCGGCAGGGTGCTGTTGTTCGTGGTGCCATCTCCCAGTTGGCCCAAAATATTATCGCCCCAGGCCCACACTGTGCCATCGAAACGAACGGCCAAAGAGTGCTCCGAGCCTGCGGCTACAGCTATTACACCGCTCAACCCCTGGACCTGCACTGGCATGAGGTGGCTATTCGTAGTGCCATCGCCCAGTTGACCAGAGTTGTTGTCGCCCCAGGCCCACACTGTGCCATCGAAGCGAACAGCCAGAGAGTGGGTCGAGCCTGCGGATACAACCACCCCTCCGCCAAATCCTTGTACCTGCACGGGTACATTACGGTTTTTCGTGGAGCCATCACCCAACTGACCTGCATAGTTGGACCCCCAAGCCCACACTGTACCATCAGAGCGTAAGGCCAGTGAATGGTGTTCACCTGCAGCCGTAACTACTACTCCGCTCAGCCCTTGCACTGGGACCGGCACGGTGTTGACGTACGCAGTGCCATCTCCTCGCTCTCCATACTCATTGTCGCCCCAAGCCCATACAGTACCGTTAGAGAGTAGGGCCAACGAATGATTAACGCCTGCGGCTACCGATATGCCTCCGCTCAGCGCCTGTACCTGCACTGGCACCGTGCGGTTGCCTCCAGTGACATTTCCCAGCTGGCCGTAAAAGTTTTCACCCCAGGCCCATGTCGTGCCATCGGAGCGTATTGCCAGCGAGTAACCTTGACCTCCAGCCACGGCCACCCCCCCGCCCAGCTCTTGCACTTGCACCGGCAGAGTACGCGTGATTGTGGAACCGTCCCCCAGTTGACCTGAGAAATTGGCCCCCCAGGCCCACACTGCTCCGTCCGAGCGAACCGCCAGCGAGTGGCCATAACCTGTAGCCACGGCCGTTATCCCGTTCACGCCCTGCACTTGTACCGGCAGAGTGCGACTACTCGTGGAGCCATCCCCCAATTGGCCGGAGAAGTTAGCGCCCCATGCCCACACCGTTCCGTCCGAGCGCATCGCCAATGAATGGTTACCACCCGTAGCCACAGTTATTGCCCCACTCAGTCCCGGCACTTGCACCGGCACCCTGCGCCCGTTCGTGGAACCATCTCCTAGCTGGCCATAGGTGTTGTTCCCCCAAGCCCATACCGTTCCATCCGAGCGCACAACCAACGAATGGTCAGAGCATGCCGCTACAGTCACTGCTCCACTCAACCCTTGCACCTGCACCGGCACAGCGCGGTTAGTCCAAGCATTATCCCCCAACTGGCCATAGGTGTTGTCCCCCCAAGCCCATACCGTTCCGTCAAAGCGCACAGCCAGCGAGTGGTTGGTGCCCGCCGCCACAGCTACTATCCCATTCAGTCCCTGCACTTGCACCGGTACAGTGCGGCTCTCCGTAGAGCCATCGCCTAACTGGCTATAGGCATTACTGCCTACAGCCCACACCGTACCATCTGGATGCACTGACAAGGAATGGCTTCCCCCGGCAGCAATACGTTTGCGCCCCTGAGCGCCGCCAAGAGAGGAAGAAAGCGATGCTTTCTCCAGCCGCTCATCTACGGGATGCGTACAGCCAACGGCCAACCAAATACCAAACAGGATACCAAACACCTTGGTTCCCCACCCCCGAGAACTGCTTTGCATTCTACACCTCTCGACTTCACAAAAACTGAAAAAGGAAACTGATCACGCCGTTCAAAAAACCTCGTTGATCGCCTCAGTGGTATTGACGAGGTTGACTATCCTGGCAAAGCCGACGCCGCGTCATTCCCTTGAAATGAAAAGGGATCTTTGAAGGCATCAGCCCTCTATGGCATCATGTATTAGCCTCACGAACCGGAACAAGGGATTCTAGAGCCCAGAGCTGGCGCGCTTGGCCTCCCTGCACCTCCCTCTCGACAGGGTTCGTTGTTAGAGTCACAGAGGCTGGGCTACGCTCCTTCGCTTCCAGAATCCGTCTGACCGCCGCCACGGGAGGAACGATGACGATTTTCAAGAAGACGAATGGCTCCAGCCCTTCTCTGCCCACGTCCCAGACGTCACGGACCCAGGGCACTCCCGGGACGTCCCAGCCCGGAACATCTGCCCCCTCTTCGCAGACCCAGGCGCCCACGCCCTCCTCCTCCACCCCGCCCCAGAAGGACGCCTTCGGCAAGAAGACCGGTGTCACCGAGAGCACGCCGCTCCTGGGCGCCCCGTCCACGAATCCCAAGGACACCCAGCGGGCCCACGAGCAGCTCCAGAGCAACCCCCGGAAGCCCATCTACGCTCCAGCGAAGGAGACGAGCCAGCACCGCGAGAACAAGTTCTACAAGGACGGCTCCGAGAACGAGAACATCCACACCGTCATCTACAAGTCGGCCACCCCGGCCGACTCCATCGGGTGGTCCCAGCGGGAGTTCTTCGAGAAGCTGGGCGACCACCGCCACCCGGTGGGCTCGCTCGAGCGCAACGCCGAGCAGGAGTACCTGCTGGCCAACATGCCCAAGGGCGCCCTGCACGAGGCCGCCCAGATCGCCAACAAGACCGGGGTGGGCATCGCCGTGCGCGGCACCGGGCTCCTGGCCCACATGGGCATCGAGTCCGGCAGCCCCACCAAGGCCCAGGAGTTCAAGAACAAGACCTCCAAGGAAACGGACCTCTGGCTGTGTGACGCGATGACCTTCGGCGACGTGGGCGCGGTGGTGCATTACGACCCGCGCACGACGGGCACCGCGAAGGACGCCTCGCTCCCGCCCATCCCCGGCCGCGAGCCCAAGCAGGAGTGGCAGCAGTTCGTGGACACCGCCTGGAGCGCCAAGCGCGCGCACATCGAACAAAGCCGCATCCCCCAGCTCGAAAGCCTCACCCGCAAGGGCAAGGTCTCCCCCCCCACCGACGAGAAGCAGTGGGCGCAGCTCAAGGGCCAGTTCGAGTCCCGCCTCGCCGAGTTCCGCGACGAGGACTCGCACTACCGCGAGGGTGGCCCCTACGCGAAGCACGTGAGCCTCCAGGGCCCCTTCATCCACCTCAAGGAGCGGCCCGGTGAGCACATGTATGGCGATCACGACCTCTTCGCCTTCACCACCGGAGGGTTCGGCAAGCTGACGCTCGACAACACCCCGCAGCTGCGGGACGTCCAGAAGGCGCTCCAGGAGGCGGACACGTTCCAGGCCCAGCACGGCGGCATCTGGAACTGGCAACCCCAGGAGAAGTCCCACGAGGCCATCAAGGCGAAGATCATGGGCGCGCACTCGCCCCCATCGGGGGAGCCGCTGGTCTACGTTCAGCCTGGAGGGGCCGTGTCCGCGGCCTTCTACATCCCCGCGGACCCCAGCACCCAGACGGAAGAGAGGCTGGTCTCCGCCTGGGACGCCCCCAACGCCACGAAGTGGCTGGAGTCGACCCACAGCGGCGCGGAGCTGCTCAAGAAGCAGAACCCCACGTCATAGCCACGGCCCCCCTCCCGTCACGGGGAGCTCATTCGCTCGGCTCCTCGGTGTTGATCAGCTCCGGCGGCTTGGCGAGCGGCAGCGTGCGCACCTGGGGCTTCTCGATGCGCTTGCCGCGCTGGTAGGCGGGAAGCTTCTGGGGCTGCCCCGACTGAAGCGCCCGCTCGACGGCGGCCGCGACCCGGACATCCAGCCAGCCCTCCTCACCGTCCGCCTCCGGCTCGCGGTCCTGGAGCACACACTCGGAGAAGTAATCCGTCTCGCCGGCGAACTGATCCACCGGCGGATGACGGCGCTCCTCGAACTTCCCGTCGATCTGGGTGCGGTAGGTGATGCCTGCCTCGGGGCCGTACATGTACGCGGGCGAAGCCTCCACGGTCCCCTTGTCCCCAATCAGTTCATACCGATTCACCGTGCTGCCGCTGTAGTCGACGACGAACTGCGCCATCCGGTCCTCGGGGAAGCGCAGCACCACGGACACCACGTCATCGAAGTTCAGGCTCCGGCCAGGGGTCCGGAAGCCCGTGGCGCGGACCTCGATGGGCTCGGTGCCGAACAGGTTGCGCGCGGCGTTGATGGGATAGGGGCCCATGTCCGGCACGGGGCCTGCCCAGTAGCCGCTCTTCGCCCGGTGGTTGGACTGCTTCACGACCTGGCTGAACACCGAGGAGAAGGCGTGGACACGGCCAAAGTGCCCTGCCCTCACGCGCTCGATGAGCTCCACCGTGCCCGGCTCGAAGTGCAGCCGGTAGGCGATCATCAGCTTGGCCCCCGACTCCTTGGCCGCCGACCGCATCGCCCAGCAGTCCTGCTCGCTCGCCGCCATGGGCTTCTCCAACAGCACATGGATGCCCGCCTTGAGCGCCGACACCACATAGGGCGTGTGGTTGAAGTTGGGGGTGGCCACGTAGACGGCATCGACTTCACCCGAGGACAGGAGGCGCGCGTAGTCGTCGTAATGGTAGCTCTTCAAGCCATACAGCTTGGCCAGCTTGTCTGCCTTGACGGGATCTCCCGTCACGAGCGCCGTCATCTGCGAATTGCGCGTCTGGCCCACCCCCGGCATGAACGCCATCTGCGAGATGGAGCCGCCGCCCACCACGCCGTACCGGACCTTGGGACCCTTCACCTTGTGCGCCATGCGTTTCTCCCGGGAAAGCCGTTGAGAAGACGCTACGCACGACAGCACCCCGGGGCGGCCCCCGTGCTTCGGCTGCCCAGTCCGGAAGGAAGCAGCCAGGGAACGGCTTGTCGCGAAGGCGGTTGGGCAGGCCCCACCCGGAGGGGGCCTGCCCCGAACGAGGGCTACTCCTCGTGATCGTGCGCGGCCTCTTCCACCAGCAAGGTGAAGG is part of the Stigmatella aurantiaca genome and encodes:
- a CDS encoding metallophosphoesterase, with amino-acid sequence MSASRLLPLVFLSVLSLLTVLGHLYLYRRLVRDTSSNPRWRRVAGGILWGLGALMLGSAVTARLLPPGSLRSLPFLGWTWMAAAAYLLLTLLLLGGVRLVASRVSRGRTEAPAPEAAAPQAVASEERRQFLARSAAGGALLVTGGFVGYGTWRSFHRPVVNQIAVRLPGLPKALDGFTLVQLTDIHVGPLIQRRFMDAMVEQCNALKPDAVCITGDLVDGSVQALGPSVAALSNIRTRFGQYFVTGNHEYYSGDEEWAEALERMGITVLRNRHVSVGEPGASFDMVGVDDWAAQRTGSSRRYDLDRALEGRNPERASVLLAHQPANWRVAAQKGIGLQLSGHTHGGQFFPFTLAVAAIWEHDAGHYEENGRHLYVSRGTGFWGPPVRVAAPPEIVQITLLAS
- a CDS encoding winged helix-turn-helix transcriptional regulator; the encoded protein is MTVSKRGRHLSRAMANRQLQRGNLDAEECPSRGVLEHVTSRWGVLVLVALLDGTHRFSELRRKVAGVSEKMLAQTLHQLEADGFVLREVYPVIPPRVDYSLTPLGQEVAGQVEGLTDWIEENLPRVLEARERQKAR
- a CDS encoding SDR family oxidoreductase; the protein is MILVTAATGHLGRLAVEGLLKKLSAQQIAVAVRNPEKAADFAARGVQVRRGDYSQPDTLEAAFAGVEKVLFISSNEVGKRLEQHQAVVHAAQKAGVRLLVYTSILHADTSGLALAKEHLGTEALIRASGIPFVLLRNGWYTENYTENLAPALQHGALVGSSGEGRIAIATRADYAAAAVAVLTSEGHENKVYELGGDAPVTLAELAAEVARQTGKPIVYKNLPPEQYQNVLLQAGVPAPFASVLVDSHVGAARGELNETSGTLKRLIGRPVTPLADAVAVALRR
- a CDS encoding Gfo/Idh/MocA family protein, which translates into the protein MAHKVKGPKVRYGVVGGGSISQMAFMPGVGQTRNSQMTALVTGDPVKADKLAKLYGLKSYHYDDYARLLSSGEVDAVYVATPNFNHTPYVVSALKAGIHVLLEKPMAASEQDCWAMRSAAKESGAKLMIAYRLHFEPGTVELIERVRAGHFGRVHAFSSVFSQVVKQSNHRAKSGYWAGPVPDMGPYPINAARNLFGTEPIEVRATGFRTPGRSLNFDDVVSVVLRFPEDRMAQFVVDYSGSTVNRYELIGDKGTVEASPAYMYGPEAGITYRTQIDGKFEERRHPPVDQFAGETDYFSECVLQDREPEADGEEGWLDVRVAAAVERALQSGQPQKLPAYQRGKRIEKPQVRTLPLAKPPELINTEEPSE
- a CDS encoding RCC1-like domain-containing protein, with the protein product MQSSSRGWGTKVFGILFGIWLAVGCTHPVDERLEKASLSSSLGGAQGRKRIAAGGSHSLSVHPDGTVWAVGSNAYSQLGDGSTESRTVPVQVQGLNGIVAVAAGTNHSLAVRFDGTVWAWGDNTYGQLGDNAWTNRAVPVQVQGLSGAVTVAACSDHSLVVRSDGTVWAWGNNTYGQLGDGSTNGRRVPVQVPGLSGAITVATGGNHSLAMRSDGTVWAWGANFSGQLGDGSTSSRTLPVQVQGVNGITAVATGYGHSLAVRSDGAVWAWGANFSGQLGDGSTITRTLPVQVQELGGGVAVAGGQGYSLAIRSDGTTWAWGENFYGQLGNVTGGNRTVPVQVQALSGGISVAAGVNHSLALLSNGTVWAWGDNEYGERGDGTAYVNTVPVPVQGLSGVVVTAAGEHHSLALRSDGTVWAWGSNYAGQLGDGSTKNRNVPVQVQGFGGGVVVSAGSTHSLAVRFDGTVWAWGDNNSGQLGDGTTNSHLMPVQVQGLSGVIAVAAGSEHSLAVRFDGTVWAWGDNILGQLGDGTTNNSTLPVQVPVLSGAFVAANNLHSLAGRSDGMVKAWGYNTSGQLGDGTTSDRTVPVSVQVLSGVVAVAAGTFHSLGMRSDGTVWAWGDNFSGQLGDGSSDWNSTVPVLVLNGARAVASGYFHSLAVRSDGTVWAWGDNYFGQLGDSTTGGRIVPVQVQGLSGATIVSAGRSHSLALTSDGTVWAWGANSYGEIGNGGYTRYVTTPIRSLLY